The window AAGGTCTTCTTTCCGTTCCAGGTAGAGGCTACTCGTCAAGTGGTCGAGAACGACCACATCCAGATCAGAGGTGTTCGGAAATGAGAAGATAACGAAAGGTCCGGTGAGGCCCATGTACCCACCTACCGAGAACGGCATCAACTGCAGTTCGACGTGTGGAAGTTGGGCGACCCGAATCAGATGGCGCAACTGATTGCGCATCACCAGGCGCCCGCCGACCTCCCGCCGCAGCACCGCCTCGTCGAGCACCGCGGTCAGCCGTAGCGGCGGATCGGTCCGGAGCACCCCCTGCCGGGCGAGCCGCACCTCCACCAGCGAGTCCAACTGGCCGGCGGGCAGTCCGTCCAGCGAAGCACGGGTCACCGCACGCGCGTAGTCGGCGGTCTGCAGGAGCCCCGGCACCACCGAGGTCTCCAGCGTGCGGGCGGTTCGGGCCTGGGACTCCAGACTGATGAAGTCCCGGTACTGGGGTGGGATGAGACCGCGGTAGGCGTGCCACCAGCCGGTTCCACCACCGCCCGCCGAGCCCGCGAGCGTCTCAAGGAGCGTCCGTAACTGTGGGTCGTCCAGACCGTAGGCATCCAGCAGCCGACTCACATCGGCCGGTCTCACACCGCTGGTACCGGTCTCGATCCGACTCACCTTCGACTGATGCCAACCGAGCAGCTGTGCCGCGTCGCGACTCGTCAGTCCGGACGTGTGGCGCAGACTCCGCAGCTCCTCCCCGAGCTTGCGGCGGCGCACCGCGGGACCGTGCTGCATACCGGCCTCCCTCCCTCTCGTGCCGAGGGGCCATCTTGCCGCCCATGTGCGGTGTTCGGGGCCCGAGTTCACCGCTTCGAGCGACAGATATATGCATATCTTGGTGGATCGCCGTCATGGAGGGCCGCATCAGTGGCAGTCTGGCGCGAAGCGCATCCCGGGTCGATCGCGAGTCGGTCCGGGCGGGAAAAGGACGGCTCGCCATGGCAGACCATCAAGAAGCAAGCGTCACTCTGCCGAGCGAGCCGCTCTCGGTCTCCTCGGCCCGCAGGTACGTGGCGGAAGTGCTCGCCGACTGGGGTCTCCCCGATGACACGGAGACTGCCGACGCCATCCGGCTCATCGTCTCCGAGCTCACCACCAACGCCGTCCAGCACACCTTCGGTCAGTCGCCCACCTTCACCGTGGACCTGCGGCTGGAGCGGGAGGAGCAACTGCATCTCGGGGTGACGGACAGTCATCCCCGCTGGCCCCAGCGACTGCCCGCCGCCGTGCGGCAGGACAACGGGCGCGGCATGGTGATCATTCGCTGTCTGGCCAAGGAATGCGGCGGACGCCTCACGGTCACGCCGACCGCCGAGGGAGGCAAGACCGTCTGGATCGAGCTCCCCTGGACGCTCCCCGTCCAGACCTGACCGCCGTCCTCGCGGACCCGGACTCAGGTCCGGCCGTCACGTTTCCATCAGCCGGCAGCCGGCAGCCGGCAGTCGGTGGCGTCGCCGGTCGTCGCGACGCACGGTCACTGCCCAGCAGCCCTGCCGAAGCCGCCGCGCAGCAGTGCGCAGAGCGTCGCGGCCGCCCCACTCGCCCGGTCGCCGTGGTGCACCACCGAGATGGTCCGCCGGAAAGCCGCGGGTTCCAGCCGTCGCACGGACAGGGGCGTCGGCGCCATGGCGGCGACCATCTCAGGCACCACCGCCATCCCGATCCCCGCACTGACCAGGGCGCACACCAGCGCATAGCCCGGTGACTCGCACACCACGGCAGGTGTCGCCCCCGCCTCGGCCAGGGCGTTCTCCACCCCCCGGCGGGGCGGATGGGCCGGAGCGCTGCTGATCAGCGGCCGGCCGGCCAGTTCCGTCACCGGCAGTCGCCCCGTTCCCCCGGACAGCATCTGTCCGACCGCCGTGATCAGCAGCAGCTCCTCGACCAGCAGCGGTTCGACGCAGAGGCCGGACGGCAGCGGCACCGCGGACGCCGGCTCGTACGCGTGGGTCAGCGCGAGATCGACCTCGCCCGCGGCCACCGCCGCGATTCCGTCAGGTGGCTCGTAGTCCGCGACGGTCAGTTCCACGTCGGGGTGGGCGCGGCGGAAGGCGCTCAGTACGGGCGGCAGCAGATGGACGCCCGCGGTGGTGAACGTGCCGACCCGGAGGCGTCCGCCGGAGAGCCCGGCGAGCCGGGTCAGTTCGTGCCGGGCCTGGTCCATCTCGTCGAGGACTCGTCGGGCGCGTACGACCAGCAGCTCGCCCGCGGCCGTAAGACGCGCGCCGCGGTGGTGGCGGACCAGCAGCGTGGCGCCCGCCTCCCGCTCCAGCTTGGCGAGCTGCTGGGAGAGCGCGGGAGCGGTGTAGCCGAGCCGGGCGGCGGCGCGCGTGATCGAACCGGCCTCGGCGACCGCCACCAGTGCCGAAAGGCGTGTCGGGTCGAACATTAAGCGTTCCTTTTGGCCCACCCAGAAGATTGCAAGTACATGGTGAAGGCTACCGCGGTCCATGGTGGACCCATGGATGCACAACTGATCGCCTTCATAGGGGTCGCCGCCGGGATGGTGGCACTGCCGGGCGCCGACTTCACCGTGGTCGTACGGAACGCTCTCGCCTCACGCGTGGCCGGGGTGGCGACGGCGCTCGGCGTTGCCGGCGGACTGCTCGTCCACACCGCGCTGGCCGTCGCCGGGCTCGCGGCGGTTCTGGTCACCGTGCCCGCGCTGTTCCGTACCGTGCAGATTCTCGGCGGGGCGTACGTCCTCTATCTCGGGATCAGCGCCCTGCACGCGGCACGGCGCCGGACCACGGACGGGGGCTCGGACGCGGACTCGGGCTCGGACGCGGGGCGGGCCGGTCGGCCTTCCGTGACCGGAGCCCGACGCGCGCTGCGCCAGGGCTTTCTGACCAACGCCCTCAATCCGAAGGCGCCCGTGCTCTTTCTCAGCCTGCTGCCGCAGTTCGTTCCGGACGGGCAGCCGCCCGTGCCCCGGACCCTGCTGCTGGCCACCGTCGTCGTGCTGCTCGCGCTGATCTGGTTCCCGGCCGTGGCACTCCTGGTGGACCGCCTGGGCCGGTGGCTGCGCCGGCCGCGTGCCGCCCGCGCCATCGAGGGCGGCAGCGGCGCGGCGCTCACCGCGCTGGGGCTGGCGTTGGTCACCGGGCCCCTGCTGCACTGACCGGCGGAGGTGACCGGCAGCCCAAAAGGCGGAAGAGGCGGAGGTCAGCGGACCCGTCCGTACCAGACACTCCTCGTCCAGATCTTCTCCAGCCGCACCACGGCGCCGGTCTTCGGCGAGTGCCAGATCCTGCCCCTACCGGCGTAGATCCCCACGTGGAAGACGCTGGGCCCCCAGTGGAAGAAGACCAGATCGCCGCGGCGCCGCTGTGAGGCCGAGATGTGCCGGGTCTTGTTGTACTGCTGCTGGGCGGTGCGGGGGAGCTTCTTGCCCACCCTTTTGAACGCGTACATCGTCAGACCCGAACAGTCGAAGCGGTGGGGACCCGTGGCCCCGTACCGGTACGGCGATCCCTTCTTCGACGCGGCGATGTTGAGCGCCTTCGCCGAACGAGCCACGGCCTGGGCTTCGGCCACACTGCCGGGGGCGATCACGGAGCCGCCGACGGCGGCGAGCGTCAGAACCGTGGCGGTGCCGGCCCGGGTGAGCAGAGACGGGACATGAACCTGCGCACTCATGCGCAACCCTTCGTCAGCCGCCTGTGAAGGATGACCTGTCGGGTTCGGGCTGGCGAAGTTGCCCGGCCGCATTCGGCGGCTTCACCCCGAGGGTCGACCGGATGTCCGGTCGACCCGTTGTGCTCGGGTCCTCCACTCCTGCCGATCCACTTCTGTCGACCAGGCATCCGGGCGGCGGCAGGACTCGGCGTCCACCCGGACCGCCCCGCCGCGGTGGCGGGGGCTTGTCGTCCCACGGATCTTGACTCACCGAGTGCCGGATTTCCTAGGATTGGTAGCGATATGGAAGATTAGTCGTGATTGATCCGTACGGGTGGGTACGGTAGTTCTGTGAACCCGGCGGATCGCCCCGACCGGTCCCGTACCAGCGGCGGAAGAGCAGAGTCCGTTCACCGGTCACGCCGGAGGCGCAAGTTGAATAATCCCTCGCGCGGGGGATCTCCTACGCCGAACGAGCGAGGAATTTTGATCAGGCCGCCGGGCGTGTCGCGGAAGGGAGTTGATCAACTCGTCTGGGCAGGGGGCACGGTGACCCGCCGGGCCCGCCGCTCCCCGTCCAACACGCGGAGCGCCCGCGCCAAGGTGGCGGCGTGGATCTGCCCTTCACCGCGCTCGTGCATCAACGCGAGTGCGTTCCGCAGGCCGACGGCCCGAGAGGCGAGTGCCTGCGCCGCGCGCAGCGCGCCGTAGGTGTCGCTGCCGTGGGCGGGGTTGATCCGCCCCAACTGGTCGAGCACTTCCAGGTAACAGTCGATGAACTCGCCCTCGGCGCGCGTCAGTGCGGGCAACGGCGGGAACTCCGGTGGCTGCATCGGGTGTTCACCTCGCACCGTTCGGCGGGAGCGAGGTCTTGCGGTTCTCCAGTACGTGGTCCACCAGGCCGTACGCCTTGGCGCCCGGGGCGTCGAGGATGAGATCGCGCTCGATGTCCGCGGCGATCCGCTCGGCAGCTCGGCCGGTGTGACGGGCCAGCAGGAGGGTGAGCTGCTCACGGACGCGGATCAGTTCCCGTGCCTCGATCTCGAGATCGGACGGCTGGCCCTGCAGCGGCTCGGGAAGCGCGGGCTGCTGCACGACGACCCTGGCCCCGGGGAGGGCGTGCCGCCGGCCGGGGGCACCCGCGGCGAGCAGCAGGGCCGCGCTGGAACCGGCCTGTCCGAGGCAGAAGGTCTCCATCTCGCAGGTGAGGTACTCCATCGTGTCGTAGATCGCTGCCATGGCGTCGAACGAGCCGCCGGGGGAGTTGATGTAGAGGGAGATGGGGCGGTCGGGTGCCGCGTGTTCCAGGTACATGAACTGCGCGATCAGGTCGGTGGCGGCGGTGTCGTCGACCGGGGTGCCGAGGAAGACGATCCGTTCGGCGAGCAGCTTCGAGTACGGGTCGAGGGTGCGGGTCCCGTCGGTCGTGCGCTCGGTGAACTCGGGCAGTACGTAACGGGCGGCAGGGCGGAACATGATGAAGCCTCTCCTCCGGTGTCTGCGTCTGCGTGCGGCCTGCATCAGCGTCTGTAAAAAATGTACAGGACGTACAGAAGGTTATGATGGGGACTATGGCCTACGAGATTCCGGTGACGCAAGCCCGAGCTGAGCTCGCCGAACTGATCAACCGCGTCGTCTACGGCGGCGAGCGAGTCGTGGTGACCCGGCACGGCAAGCCGCTGGTGGCGCTCGTTTCGGCCGCTGACCTGGAGCGACTCGAGAACGAAGAAGCGGCTGCCGAGGAACAGGTGATCAGCTCGGTCTCCTCGATCGGCTCCGCCGCGTCCGCTCCGGGCGAACGGCGGCGCTTCGGCATCGCGGCGGAACACCGGGGCGGACCGACCCGGGCAACTGACGGCCTGTGACCCCGCGGTGAGGTCGCCGGACGCCCGTCGGGTACCCCCGGCCCCGGCGGTGTCACCGCGCGGCCCGGCCCGGCCGCGCCCCGGTGACGCAGCGACTCCGTGACCCGTAAAGCAAGAGCGCCGCGCACCCCCGTCCGCTACAGGCGGGGGTGCACGGCTGCTCGGGAGGGGCGCTCAGCCCGCCAGGGCCGGCTCCGGGGCGCCGGATGCGGGGGCCGCTGTCGTGGGTGTCCGGCGTCGGCCCCCGACGAGGACCGCGGTCAGTCCGGCCGCCGCCCACAGGCCGAGTGTCAGCGCCGCGCCGCCTGCCGCACTGCCGTCGAAGAAGGCGACCGACCGCAACAGCGACCCGCCCGCCCCCGGTGGCAGCAACTGCCCGACGGCGCCGAGCGGCTGAGGCAGCAGCTCGGGTGCGCTGGTGATGCCGGAGAACGGGTTGCCCAGCAGCACCATCAGCAGGGCGCCGAGCCCGACCCCGGACAGGCCGATCAGTGCGGCAAGCCCGGCCACGGTCGCGCCGATGGCCAGCACGGTGAGCCCGAGCGCCCCGGCCTCGGTCCACCAGTCGCCCGTGATCGCCCCGAGCCAGCTGCCCGTGAGGGCTGCGGCGGCGATCCCGACGAGCGCGGCGACGCCGATCAGTGCCCCGGCGGCCCGGCCGCCGCGCAGCCTCAGCATCGTGACGGCGGATCCGGCGGCGACACCCGCGATCGCCAGCGGCAGGATGCTCGCGCCGAGCGCGCTGCCGCGCGGATCCCCGGCAGGAGCCGCCACGACATCGGTGACCCGCACCTGGCTGCCGGCCAAGGCCCGGGCGGTGACGGCCTCGCGGAGCAGCTGGGCCACCATCGGGCTCGCCGCCGAGGCGGTCAGCAGCTGCGGCCCCTTCGGTGTGATCACGACCGCGCCGTATACGACCCGGTCCTCGATGGCGGCGCGGGCTTCGGCCCCGTCATCGAAGCGGTGGATCTCGAAGGCGTCCCGGTGCTGCTCGAGCTGCTGCTGGAGCCGGTCGGCGGCCGGTGCGGAGCCCGCGATGCCCAGAGGGAGGTTCCGTGGTGCGATCCGGGCGGCGGGCCAGGCGAAGGCCCAGAGCGCGATGGTCACCACCACGGGGATCAGGAGGACGACCGCCACCATGCGGCGGTTCGGAGTGGTGGACATGGAGGGCCTCGATTCAAAGAGAAGGATCGTTCGTTTTATGGGCGGCCACACTGTCCTCCGGTGCGGCGTCTTGTCAAGAAAGAACGTTCGTTTTAGATTGGGGCCATGGCTCGCGTATCCCAGGCACACCTCGACGCCCGCCGTCGGCAGATCCTCGACGGTGCCGCACGCTGCTTCGCGCGGAACGGCTTCCACGGCACCTCCATGCAGGACGTGCTGCACGAGGTCGGGCTCTCGGCGGGTGCGGTCTACCGCTACTTCAGCGGCAAGGACGACCTGATCGCGGCCATCGCCGGAGAGGCGGTCGGCGGTGTCCGGCAGGCGTTCGAGGAGGCGGCCCGGGTCGGTCCGCCACCCGCCCCCGATGTCCTGATCGGCCGCGTGACGCGGACGCTGTTCAGCGGCGAGACCCACGGAATGGACCGACGGGCCTACGCCGGGCTGATCGTGCAGGTGTGGTCCGAGACCCTGCGCAGCGAGCGGCTCGCCGCCACCCTCGGCGAGGCGTACGGAGGGCTGCGACTGGCCTGGGCCGAGCTGGTCGAGGTCTACCGCGAGGCCGGCATTCTGACCGCCGACGTGCCGTCCGATCATGTGGCCCGCACCCTGATCGCCACCGCCCAGGGATTCATCGTGCAGTTGGCCATGTTCGGGGACACCGCGCCCGAGGTGCTGGAGAACGGCCTGCGCGGCCTGATGTCCATGGACCTGCAAAAGATCAGTTAACGCGCCGGAAAAACTTCCGTCCTAACGTGCAATACCTCGGCGTGAGACACCGGTTCTGAGTTCAACAGTCTGTTGAGCGCAGTTAATGTCTCGCTGCGCCCAGTACCGGTACTGGGCGGAAGACTGTGAGGTGGAAGCGTTGCAACTGACCCCGCACGAGCAAGAACGGCTGCTCATCCATGTGGCCGCCGACGTGGCGGAGAGGCGTCGGGCGCGTGGACTGCGGCTCAACCACCCCGAAGCGGTGGCGCTGATCACCGCGCATCTGCTGGAGGGCGCCCGCGACGGCCGTACGGTCTCCGAACTGATGGCGTCCGGGCGGAAGGTACTCACCCGCGACGACGTCATGGACGGGATCCCCGAGATGATCCACGACGTCCAGGTCGAGGCCACCTTCCCGGACGGCACCAAGCTGGTCACCGTCCATGATCCGATCGTCTGACGGGGCGCCGCCGATGATTCCCGGAGAGACCCTCCACGCGGACGGGACCGTGCCGCTCAACCCGGGCCGCCCGGTCACCCGCCTCACCGTCCTCAACGCCGCCGACCGGCCCGTCCAGGTCGGCTCGCACTACCACTTCGCCGAGGCCAACCCCGGCCTCGAATTCGACCGTCGGGCCGCCCACGGCCTGCGGCTGAACATCGCCGCCGGGACCGCGGTCCGCTTCGAGCCCGGCATCCCCGTCGACATCGAACTCGTGCCCCTCGCCGGACGGCGCATCGTCCCGGGCCTGCGCGGCGAAACCGGAGGTGCCCTCGATGGCTGAGCTCAACCGCGTCGTGTACGCCGATCTGTTCGGGCCGACCACCGGCGACCGCGTCCGGCTCGCCGACACCGATCTGCTCGTCGAGATCGAGGAGGACCGCTCCGGTGGCCCCGGACTCGCCGGCGACGAGGCGGTGTTCGGCGGTGGAAAGGTGATCCGCGAATCGATGGGGCAGGCGCGCACCACCCGGGCCGAAGGGGCTCCCGACACCGTCATCACAGGCGCCGTCATCATCGACCACTGGGGCATCGTCAAGGCGGACATCGGCATCCGCGACGGCCGGATCACCGGCATCGGCAAGGCCGGCAACCCGGACACGATGGACGGCGTCCACCCCGACCTCGTCATCGGCCCGGAGACCGAAATCATCGCGGGCAACGGCAAGTTCGTGACGGCGGGCGCTGTCGACGCACACGTCCACTTCATCTCGCCGACCATCGTCGACCAGGCGCTCTCCGCCGGTGTCACCACGCTCGTCGGCGGCGGCACCGGCCCGGCCGAGGGTACGAAGGCCACCACGGTCACGCCGGGCGCCTGGCATCTCGCCCGGATGTTCGAGTCACTGGAGTCCTACCCCGTCAACATCGGACTGCTCGGCAAGGGCAACACGATGTCCGGCGACGCTCTGTGGGCCCAACTGCGCGGTGGGGCCCTCGGATTCAAGATCCATGAGGACTGGGGTGCCACGCCCGCCGTCATCGACGCCTGTCTGAACGTGTGCGACGAGAGCGGCGCTCAGCTCGCCATCCACACGGACACCCTCAACGAGGCCGGCTTCGTGGGCGACACCCTCGCCGCGATCGCCGGCCGCTCCATCCACGCGTACCACACCGAAGGTGCCGGCGGCGGGCACGCGCCGGACATCATCACCGTGGTCTCGGAGCCGTACATCCTGCCCAGCTCCACCAACCCCACCCGGCCGCACACCGTCAACACCATCGAGGAGCACCTCGACATGCTGATGGTCTGCCACCACCTCAACCCGGCCGTCCCGGAGGACCTGGCGTTCGCCGAGTCGCGGATCCGGCCGTCCACCATCGCCGCCGAGGACGTCCTCCACGACCTCGGAGCGATCTCGATCATCTCCTCCGACTCCCAGGCGATGGGCCGCGTCGGCGAGGTCGTCCTGCGCACCTGGCAGACCGCCCATGTGATGAAGAAGCGCCGCGGCCCCCTGCCCGGCGACGGGCGGGCCGACAACCACCGGGTGCGTCGCTATGTCGCCAAATACACCATCAATCCGGCCGTCGCCCAGGGGCTCGACCAGGAGATCGGTTCCGTCGAGACAGGCAAACTCGCGGACCTGGTGCTGTGGGACCCGGCCTTCTTCGGCGTCAAGCCGCAGACCGTCATCAA is drawn from Streptomyces sp. NBC_01717 and contains these coding sequences:
- a CDS encoding helix-turn-helix domain-containing protein yields the protein MQHGPAVRRRKLGEELRSLRHTSGLTSRDAAQLLGWHQSKVSRIETGTSGVRPADVSRLLDAYGLDDPQLRTLLETLAGSAGGGGTGWWHAYRGLIPPQYRDFISLESQARTARTLETSVVPGLLQTADYARAVTRASLDGLPAGQLDSLVEVRLARQGVLRTDPPLRLTAVLDEAVLRREVGGRLVMRNQLRHLIRVAQLPHVELQLMPFSVGGYMGLTGPFVIFSFPNTSDLDVVVLDHLTSSLYLERKEDLEAYSSAFCTMQAHALSPEHSLDLIAAIDRDG
- a CDS encoding ATP-binding protein, whose translation is MADHQEASVTLPSEPLSVSSARRYVAEVLADWGLPDDTETADAIRLIVSELTTNAVQHTFGQSPTFTVDLRLEREEQLHLGVTDSHPRWPQRLPAAVRQDNGRGMVIIRCLAKECGGRLTVTPTAEGGKTVWIELPWTLPVQT
- a CDS encoding LysR family transcriptional regulator, whose amino-acid sequence is MFDPTRLSALVAVAEAGSITRAAARLGYTAPALSQQLAKLEREAGATLLVRHHRGARLTAAGELLVVRARRVLDEMDQARHELTRLAGLSGGRLRVGTFTTAGVHLLPPVLSAFRRAHPDVELTVADYEPPDGIAAVAAGEVDLALTHAYEPASAVPLPSGLCVEPLLVEELLLITAVGQMLSGGTGRLPVTELAGRPLISSAPAHPPRRGVENALAEAGATPAVVCESPGYALVCALVSAGIGMAVVPEMVAAMAPTPLSVRRLEPAAFRRTISVVHHGDRASGAAATLCALLRGGFGRAAGQ
- a CDS encoding LysE family translocator is translated as MDAQLIAFIGVAAGMVALPGADFTVVVRNALASRVAGVATALGVAGGLLVHTALAVAGLAAVLVTVPALFRTVQILGGAYVLYLGISALHAARRRTTDGGSDADSGSDAGRAGRPSVTGARRALRQGFLTNALNPKAPVLFLSLLPQFVPDGQPPVPRTLLLATVVVLLALIWFPAVALLVDRLGRWLRRPRAARAIEGGSGAALTALGLALVTGPLLH
- a CDS encoding C40 family peptidase, whose translation is MSAQVHVPSLLTRAGTATVLTLAAVGGSVIAPGSVAEAQAVARSAKALNIAASKKGSPYRYGATGPHRFDCSGLTMYAFKRVGKKLPRTAQQQYNKTRHISASQRRRGDLVFFHWGPSVFHVGIYAGRGRIWHSPKTGAVVRLEKIWTRSVWYGRVR
- a CDS encoding ATP-dependent Clp protease proteolytic subunit, translated to MFRPAARYVLPEFTERTTDGTRTLDPYSKLLAERIVFLGTPVDDTAATDLIAQFMYLEHAAPDRPISLYINSPGGSFDAMAAIYDTMEYLTCEMETFCLGQAGSSAALLLAAGAPGRRHALPGARVVVQQPALPEPLQGQPSDLEIEARELIRVREQLTLLLARHTGRAAERIAADIERDLILDAPGAKAYGLVDHVLENRKTSLPPNGAR
- a CDS encoding type II toxin-antitoxin system Phd/YefM family antitoxin translates to MAYEIPVTQARAELAELINRVVYGGERVVVTRHGKPLVALVSAADLERLENEEAAAEEQVISSVSSIGSAASAPGERRRFGIAAEHRGGPTRATDGL
- a CDS encoding ABC transporter permease; translation: MSTTPNRRMVAVVLLIPVVVTIALWAFAWPAARIAPRNLPLGIAGSAPAADRLQQQLEQHRDAFEIHRFDDGAEARAAIEDRVVYGAVVITPKGPQLLTASAASPMVAQLLREAVTARALAGSQVRVTDVVAAPAGDPRGSALGASILPLAIAGVAAGSAVTMLRLRGGRAAGALIGVAALVGIAAAALTGSWLGAITGDWWTEAGALGLTVLAIGATVAGLAALIGLSGVGLGALLMVLLGNPFSGITSAPELLPQPLGAVGQLLPPGAGGSLLRSVAFFDGSAAGGAALTLGLWAAAGLTAVLVGGRRRTPTTAAPASGAPEPALAG
- a CDS encoding TetR/AcrR family transcriptional regulator → MARVSQAHLDARRRQILDGAARCFARNGFHGTSMQDVLHEVGLSAGAVYRYFSGKDDLIAAIAGEAVGGVRQAFEEAARVGPPPAPDVLIGRVTRTLFSGETHGMDRRAYAGLIVQVWSETLRSERLAATLGEAYGGLRLAWAELVEVYREAGILTADVPSDHVARTLIATAQGFIVQLAMFGDTAPEVLENGLRGLMSMDLQKIS
- a CDS encoding urease subunit gamma; translation: MQLTPHEQERLLIHVAADVAERRRARGLRLNHPEAVALITAHLLEGARDGRTVSELMASGRKVLTRDDVMDGIPEMIHDVQVEATFPDGTKLVTVHDPIV
- a CDS encoding urease subunit beta gives rise to the protein MIPGETLHADGTVPLNPGRPVTRLTVLNAADRPVQVGSHYHFAEANPGLEFDRRAAHGLRLNIAAGTAVRFEPGIPVDIELVPLAGRRIVPGLRGETGGALDG
- a CDS encoding urease subunit alpha, which translates into the protein MAELNRVVYADLFGPTTGDRVRLADTDLLVEIEEDRSGGPGLAGDEAVFGGGKVIRESMGQARTTRAEGAPDTVITGAVIIDHWGIVKADIGIRDGRITGIGKAGNPDTMDGVHPDLVIGPETEIIAGNGKFVTAGAVDAHVHFISPTIVDQALSAGVTTLVGGGTGPAEGTKATTVTPGAWHLARMFESLESYPVNIGLLGKGNTMSGDALWAQLRGGALGFKIHEDWGATPAVIDACLNVCDESGAQLAIHTDTLNEAGFVGDTLAAIAGRSIHAYHTEGAGGGHAPDIITVVSEPYILPSSTNPTRPHTVNTIEEHLDMLMVCHHLNPAVPEDLAFAESRIRPSTIAAEDVLHDLGAISIISSDSQAMGRVGEVVLRTWQTAHVMKKRRGPLPGDGRADNHRVRRYVAKYTINPAVAQGLDQEIGSVETGKLADLVLWDPAFFGVKPQTVIKGGQIAYAQMGDANASIPTPQPVMPRPMFGALGRAPAANSLNFVASAAIEDRLPERLGLGKRFVPITSTRGVTKADMRENDALPRVQVDPDSFAVTIDGEPVEPAPAAELPMAQRYFLF